In the genome of Fulvivirga maritima, one region contains:
- the rplP gene encoding 50S ribosomal protein L16, translating into MLQPKRVKFRKKQKGRIKGIAQRGHRIAFGAFAIKALEPGWITSRQIEAARIAMTRAMKREGQVWIRIFPDKPVTKKPAEVRMGKGKGAPEYWVAVVKPGTILFEAGGIKKELAQEALRLAQQKLPIKTKFSVRRDYVES; encoded by the coding sequence ATGTTACAGCCAAAGAGAGTTAAATTCAGGAAAAAACAAAAGGGTAGAATCAAAGGAATTGCCCAAAGAGGACATAGAATAGCTTTCGGTGCTTTTGCAATAAAGGCATTAGAGCCAGGATGGATCACATCAAGACAAATAGAGGCGGCAAGGATAGCCATGACTAGAGCAATGAAACGTGAAGGTCAGGTTTGGATTCGTATTTTTCCTGATAAGCCTGTAACCAAAAAGCCTGCAGAGGTAAGGATGGGTAAAGGTAAAGGTGCTCCTGAATATTGGGTAGCTGTTGTTAAACCAGGTACTATCCTCTTCGAAGCAGGTGGTATTAAGAAGGAGCTTGCACAGGAGGCGTTGAGATTAGCACAACAGAAGCTTCCAATTAAAACTAAATTTTCAGTACGCAGAGATTACGTAGAATCATAA
- the rpmC gene encoding 50S ribosomal protein L29, with translation MKNSEIKALNIEELNQRLAGEEEAYRKMKFAHAISPIENPSKIQETRRLIARLKTELTAKKLAK, from the coding sequence ATGAAAAATTCGGAAATAAAAGCACTAAATATAGAAGAGCTAAACCAAAGGTTAGCTGGTGAGGAAGAGGCGTACCGAAAAATGAAGTTTGCTCATGCTATATCACCTATAGAAAATCCTAGTAAAATTCAGGAGACTCGTAGGTTAATTGCCAGATTGAAGACTGAATTAACGGCTAAAAAACTTGCTAAATAA
- the rpsQ gene encoding 30S ribosomal protein S17, whose product MESRKLRKERIGQVVSNKMEKSITVSVQRKEKHPIYGKFVNKTTKFTAHDEKNECGIGDTVRIMETRPLSKNKRWRLVEIIEKAK is encoded by the coding sequence ATGGAGTCTAGAAAATTAAGAAAAGAAAGAATAGGGCAGGTTGTAAGCAACAAAATGGAGAAATCCATCACTGTAAGTGTACAACGTAAAGAAAAGCACCCTATCTATGGTAAGTTTGTTAATAAAACTACCAAGTTTACGGCTCATGACGAAAAGAACGAGTGCGGAATTGGCGACACCGTTCGTATAATGGAAACTCGTCCTTTGAGTAAAAATAAAAGGTGGAGATTAGTTGAAATCATCGAAAAGGCTAAATAA
- the rplN gene encoding 50S ribosomal protein L14 yields the protein MIQQESRLNVADNSGAKEVLCIRVLGGTGKKYASVGDKIVVSVKSALSSSNLKKGTVSKAVIVRTKKEVRRKDGSYIRFEDNAAVLLTANDEPRGTRIFGPVARELREKQFMKIVSLAPEVL from the coding sequence ATGATACAGCAAGAGTCTAGATTAAATGTAGCAGATAACAGCGGAGCAAAAGAAGTTCTTTGTATCCGTGTGTTAGGAGGTACTGGAAAGAAATACGCTTCAGTTGGAGATAAAATTGTTGTATCAGTTAAGTCTGCACTTTCTTCCAGTAACTTAAAAAAAGGTACGGTTTCTAAAGCAGTAATTGTTCGTACCAAAAAAGAAGTGAGAAGAAAGGATGGTTCTTACATCAGATTTGAAGATAACGCGGCAGTTCTTTTAACAGCTAATGATGAGCCTAGAGGTACTCGTATTTTTGGACCTGTGGCTAGAGAATTGCGTGAAAAGCAATTCATGAAAATAGTTTCACTAGCACCTGAAGTATTATAA
- the rplX gene encoding 50S ribosomal protein L24, producing MERSKNKQTKLHIRKGDTVRVVSGNSKGKEGEVLEVITSKQRAIVQGVNIVTKHVKPSADNPEGGIKKTEAAIHISNLKLIDPATGEAVRTGRKLNDDGKLQRYSKKTGEFIKNG from the coding sequence ATGGAGAGATCAAAAAATAAACAAACTAAACTTCACATAAGAAAAGGAGACACTGTAAGAGTTGTTTCTGGAAACTCTAAAGGTAAAGAGGGTGAAGTGTTAGAAGTAATTACCTCTAAGCAAAGAGCTATTGTGCAAGGTGTAAACATTGTTACTAAACATGTGAAGCCTTCTGCTGATAACCCTGAGGGCGGAATTAAGAAAACTGAGGCTGCTATCCATATTAGTAATTTGAAGCTTATTGATCCTGCTACTGGTGAAGCAGTAAGAACAGGAAGAAAGCTAAATGACGACGGTAAGCTTCAAAGATATTCTAAGAAAACTGGAGAATTTATAAAAAATGGCTAA
- the rplE gene encoding 50S ribosomal protein L5 — MANPRLKDKYQNEIVSALKDKFQYKSIMQVPKVVKVCINKGIGAAVADKKLVDIGLEELTTISGQKAVATKSKKSISNFKLRDGMPIGARVTLRGDKMYEFMDRLMSIALPRVRDFRGISDKGFDGRGNYTLGVKEQIIFPEISIDKVNKISGMDITFVTTAETDEESYELLKAFGMPFANKN, encoded by the coding sequence ATGGCTAATCCAAGATTAAAAGATAAATACCAAAATGAAATTGTGTCTGCTTTAAAAGACAAGTTTCAGTATAAGTCAATAATGCAGGTACCTAAGGTTGTTAAGGTTTGTATTAACAAAGGTATAGGTGCAGCTGTTGCTGATAAAAAATTAGTTGATATCGGTCTTGAAGAATTGACAACTATTTCTGGTCAGAAAGCTGTTGCTACGAAGTCTAAAAAATCAATCTCTAACTTTAAGTTAAGAGATGGTATGCCTATCGGAGCGAGAGTAACACTAAGAGGTGATAAAATGTATGAGTTTATGGACCGTTTGATGTCTATTGCTTTACCTCGCGTGAGAGACTTTAGAGGAATTAGTGATAAAGGTTTTGACGGAAGAGGTAACTATACCTTAGGCGTTAAGGAACAAATCATATTTCCTGAAATTAGTATCGATAAGGTAAATAAAATCAGTGGTATGGACATAACATTTGTTACTACTGCTGAAACAGACGAAGAAAGTTATGAATTGCTAAAGGCATTCGGTATGCCATTCGCAAATAAAAACTAA
- the rpsN gene encoding 30S ribosomal protein S14 has translation MARKAVIARERKREKLVAKYAAKRKALKEAGDYEALDKLPRNASPVRLHNRCKLTGRPKGYMRKFGISRVTFREMASEGKIPGVTKASW, from the coding sequence ATGGCAAGAAAAGCTGTTATAGCAAGAGAAAGAAAAAGAGAGAAATTAGTAGCTAAGTATGCTGCTAAGAGAAAAGCTCTTAAAGAAGCTGGTGACTATGAAGCATTGGATAAATTACCAAGAAATGCTTCTCCAGTAAGGTTACACAATAGATGTAAGCTTACCGGAAGACCTAAGGGTTACATGAGAAAGTTCGGAATTTCTAGGGTAACATTTAGAGAGATGGCTTCTGAAGGGAAAATACCTGGTGTTACAAAGGCCAGTTGGTAA
- the rpsH gene encoding 30S ribosomal protein S8: MTDPIADYLTRLRNAIKARHRIVDIPASNIKKEMTKVLHNKGYILNYKFEETDNHQGNIKIALKYNSETKKPAIYHIERVSKPGLRKYAQADALPRVLNGLGVAILSTSKGVITDKEAKDLHIGGEVLCYVY; encoded by the coding sequence ATGACAGATCCAATAGCAGATTATTTAACCAGGCTTAGAAATGCAATCAAAGCCCGTCACAGAATAGTAGATATTCCGGCTTCTAATATTAAGAAGGAGATGACGAAAGTGTTGCATAATAAAGGATATATCCTTAACTATAAGTTTGAGGAAACTGATAATCATCAGGGAAATATCAAAATAGCTCTGAAATATAATTCAGAGACTAAAAAGCCCGCTATTTACCATATAGAAAGGGTAAGTAAGCCTGGTTTAAGAAAGTATGCTCAGGCAGATGCACTTCCAAGAGTACTGAATGGTCTTGGTGTAGCTATTTTATCTACTTCTAAAGGAGTAATAACAGATAAAGAAGCTAAAGACCTTCACATTGGTGGTGAGGTATTGTGTTACGTATATTAA
- the rplF gene encoding 50S ribosomal protein L6 has product MSRIGKKPIKLVNGVTYTYDKEAGVVTVKGPKGELTQEIDPSFKLVENEGELILDRPTEQKRHKAMHGLYRSLINNMFVGVSEGYQKKLELVGVGYKATAQNNVLELSLGYSHNIFLAIPAEISVNAETEKGKNPVVTLEGSDKQLIGQVAAKIKSLRPVEPYKGKGVRFVGEIVRRKAGKQAAK; this is encoded by the coding sequence ATGTCAAGAATAGGGAAAAAACCGATCAAGCTCGTAAATGGTGTTACTTACACATACGACAAAGAAGCTGGAGTCGTTACAGTAAAGGGACCTAAAGGAGAGCTTACGCAAGAAATTGATCCTTCCTTCAAATTGGTTGAAAATGAAGGCGAGTTGATTCTGGACAGGCCAACTGAGCAGAAGAGACATAAAGCAATGCATGGCTTGTACCGTTCGTTAATAAACAACATGTTTGTTGGTGTTAGCGAAGGTTATCAAAAGAAATTAGAATTAGTTGGGGTTGGTTATAAAGCTACTGCTCAAAACAACGTATTGGAATTAAGTCTTGGATATTCACACAATATCTTTCTTGCTATTCCAGCTGAAATTTCTGTGAATGCTGAAACAGAAAAAGGAAAGAATCCTGTTGTTACCTTAGAAGGATCTGATAAGCAATTAATTGGTCAGGTAGCAGCTAAAATTAAATCACTTAGACCTGTGGAACCATACAAAGGTAAAGGTGTAAGGTTTGTAGGAGAAATAGTAAGACGTAAAGCTGGTAAGCAAGCTGCTAAATAA
- the rplR gene encoding 50S ribosomal protein L18, producing MALNKHKRRLRIKKGIRNKISGTAEKPRLSVFKSNKGIYAQLIDDTKGHTLLASSSKDIDGEGLNVDVSKNVGLKLAEKAKADGIEKIVFDRSGYLYHGRVKALAEGAREGGLKF from the coding sequence ATGGCATTAAATAAACATAAAAGAAGACTTAGAATAAAGAAAGGTATCAGAAACAAAATTTCTGGTACTGCTGAAAAGCCAAGATTGTCTGTTTTCAAAAGCAATAAAGGAATATATGCTCAGTTAATAGATGATACAAAAGGTCATACATTATTGGCTAGCTCTTCAAAAGATATTGACGGAGAAGGTCTTAATGTTGATGTTAGTAAAAACGTAGGTCTTAAGCTTGCTGAAAAGGCTAAGGCAGACGGAATAGAAAAAATTGTATTTGATAGGAGTGGTTATCTTTATCATGGTAGAGTGAAAGCTTTAGCTGAAGGTGCCAGAGAGGGAGGTCTAAAATTTTAA
- the rpsE gene encoding 30S ribosomal protein S5 → MSQSNIRSVKASEIDLKEKVVAIKRVAKVVKGGRRFSFSAIVVVGNGNGVVGYGLGKANEVTDAITKGIDDAKKNLVQVPIIKGTVPHESIGKFGGGFVLLKPAAPGTGVIAGGAMRAVLESAGVHNVLAKSKGSSNPHNVVKATFDALTNMRDPFTVAQDRGVSLSKVFNG, encoded by the coding sequence ATGTCTCAGAGTAATATAAGATCAGTAAAAGCTAGCGAAATAGACCTTAAAGAAAAGGTTGTTGCCATAAAAAGGGTAGCTAAAGTAGTAAAAGGTGGTAGAAGATTTAGTTTTTCAGCTATTGTAGTAGTTGGTAACGGTAATGGAGTTGTTGGTTATGGATTAGGTAAAGCTAATGAAGTAACAGATGCTATTACTAAAGGTATAGATGATGCTAAAAAGAATCTTGTACAAGTACCTATTATTAAAGGAACCGTTCCTCACGAATCAATTGGTAAATTTGGTGGTGGTTTCGTATTATTGAAACCTGCTGCGCCTGGTACGGGAGTTATAGCTGGTGGTGCAATGCGTGCTGTATTAGAGAGTGCTGGTGTACATAACGTACTAGCAAAGTCTAAAGGATCATCTAACCCTCATAACGTGGTGAAGGCTACTTTCGATGCCTTAACTAATATGAGAGATCCATTTACAGTAGCTCAAGACAGAGGAGTTTCTTTATCAAAAGTTTTTAACGGTTAA
- the rpmD gene encoding 50S ribosomal protein L30, which translates to MAKVKISQVKSAIGRPERQKRTIQALGLGKISKSVEVELTPQIQGMINKVSHLVSVSEL; encoded by the coding sequence ATGGCAAAAGTTAAAATATCTCAGGTGAAAAGTGCCATAGGCAGACCTGAAAGACAGAAAAGAACGATACAAGCTCTTGGTTTAGGTAAGATCAGTAAATCAGTAGAGGTAGAATTAACACCGCAGATCCAAGGTATGATCAATAAGGTGAGCCATTTGGTATCTGTAAGTGAACTATAA
- the rplO gene encoding 50S ribosomal protein L15: MKLNTLTPAKGSVKNKKRIGRGQGSGKGGTATRGHKGAKSRSGYSKKLGFEGGQMPLQRRVPKFGFTNPNKVEYKAINLDTIQSLIESASVETIKFNDLVEHGLAGKNDKVKILGRGELKSKVDVEAHAFSSSAAKAIEAAGGKVTQL; the protein is encoded by the coding sequence ATGAAATTAAATACATTAACACCTGCAAAAGGTTCAGTAAAGAATAAGAAGAGAATTGGTCGTGGACAAGGTTCTGGTAAAGGTGGCACTGCTACAAGAGGTCACAAAGGAGCTAAGTCCCGTTCAGGATACTCTAAAAAATTAGGATTCGAAGGTGGTCAAATGCCATTGCAAAGAAGAGTTCCTAAATTTGGATTTACTAATCCTAACAAGGTAGAGTATAAAGCGATTAATTTAGATACTATCCAGTCACTTATTGAAAGTGCAAGTGTAGAAACAATCAAATTCAATGATTTGGTTGAGCACGGATTGGCTGGTAAAAATGATAAAGTTAAAATATTAGGTAGAGGTGAATTGAAATCTAAGGTTGATGTTGAAGCGCACGCGTTCTCTTCCTCTGCTGCCAAGGCTATAGAAGCTGCTGGTGGTAAAGTTACTCAACTATAA
- the secY gene encoding preprotein translocase subunit SecY, which translates to MKKFFTTIRNIFAIEDLRVRILNTIGFLIVFRLGSYIVLPGVDTDALGAGPQGGIFDLLNTFLGGSFKRSSIFALGIMPYISASIVIQLLTVAVPYFQKLQKEGESGRKRLTQITRVLTILITLAQSAGYLATTIPGEAIMYSPSFFQVTSMIILVAGTMFCMWLGEKITDKGIGNGISMLIMIGIISRLPGSLLNEMLDRGMSGALMFVLEIVALFFIVVGVVALTQATRRIPIQYAKQVIGNKLYGGKRDYIPLKINASGVMPIIFAQALMFIPPLIAGIWKESEVGSYIGSTFSNPYSWQYNLLFGLLILIFTFFYTAITVNPNDIADNLKRNGGFIPGIKPGKQTSDFIDEVLTRITLPGSIFLAIVAILPAFAVQAGVSANFSQFYGGTSLLIMVGVILDTLQQIESYLLMRHYEGMMKSGKVKGRSQTVAA; encoded by the coding sequence ATGAAGAAGTTTTTCACTACAATACGGAATATATTCGCAATAGAAGATCTTAGAGTAAGAATTCTAAATACTATCGGTTTTCTGATAGTATTTAGACTCGGATCATATATTGTGTTACCTGGTGTTGATACTGATGCTTTAGGAGCTGGTCCTCAAGGTGGTATATTTGATTTATTAAATACTTTCCTAGGAGGTTCTTTTAAGAGATCATCAATTTTCGCGCTAGGTATAATGCCTTATATCTCGGCATCAATTGTTATTCAGCTATTAACAGTGGCTGTTCCGTATTTTCAGAAACTACAGAAGGAAGGTGAATCTGGGCGTAAGAGATTAACTCAGATTACTAGGGTACTTACTATTTTAATTACACTTGCTCAATCAGCAGGTTATTTGGCCACTACTATACCAGGAGAGGCTATTATGTATTCTCCATCATTCTTCCAGGTTACATCAATGATTATTTTGGTTGCTGGAACAATGTTCTGTATGTGGTTAGGTGAAAAAATTACGGACAAAGGAATTGGTAATGGTATATCGATGTTAATTATGATCGGTATCATTTCAAGATTACCAGGATCTTTGCTTAACGAAATGCTTGATAGAGGTATGAGTGGAGCATTGATGTTTGTACTTGAAATTGTTGCCTTATTCTTTATAGTAGTGGGCGTTGTAGCATTAACACAAGCTACTAGAAGAATACCGATTCAATACGCAAAACAAGTTATAGGTAATAAATTATACGGTGGTAAAAGGGATTACATTCCTTTGAAAATTAATGCCTCAGGTGTTATGCCTATCATCTTTGCTCAAGCATTGATGTTTATACCGCCTTTAATTGCTGGTATATGGAAGGAAAGTGAAGTGGGGTCTTATATAGGGTCTACCTTCTCAAATCCATATTCATGGCAGTACAATTTATTGTTCGGTTTATTAATATTGATATTTACTTTCTTTTATACAGCAATTACGGTTAATCCGAATGATATAGCTGATAATTTGAAAAGAAATGGCGGGTTCATACCAGGTATAAAGCCAGGAAAACAAACTTCTGATTTTATAGATGAGGTTTTAACCCGAATAACATTACCCGGTTCAATCTTTTTAGCTATAGTAGCTATACTTCCGGCATTTGCTGTTCAAGCAGGAGTAAGCGCCAATTTCTCTCAGTTTTATGGAGGTACTTCTCTTTTGATTATGGTGGGTGTTATCTTAGACACTCTTCAGCAAATTGAAAGTTACTTACTAATGAGACATTATGAGGGAATGATGAAGTCTGGAAAAGTGAAAGGTAGATCTCAAACAGTAGCAGCATAG
- the map gene encoding type I methionyl aminopeptidase encodes MVYYKTREEVELIKESALILGKAHGEVAKAIKPGVKTIELDKIAEEFIRDNGGVPSFKNYNGFPSSLCISVNEDVVHGFPGDYELKDGDIISVDGGVFYKGFHSDSAYTYPIGEVDEEVIKLLKRTKESLYKGIEKAVFGNRIGDVAYAIQEHVEAFGYGVVRELVGHGVGKDLHESPEVPNYGKRGKGPKLKEGLVIAIEPMVNLGTRNVVQESDGWTIRTADRKPSAHYEHTVAIFKEGTEVLTTHKFIEENFNF; translated from the coding sequence ATGGTATATTACAAAACTCGAGAAGAGGTTGAATTAATAAAAGAAAGTGCCCTTATATTAGGTAAGGCGCACGGAGAAGTAGCCAAAGCTATTAAGCCAGGAGTAAAGACTATAGAGCTTGATAAGATAGCTGAGGAGTTTATAAGAGATAATGGAGGTGTACCTTCATTTAAGAATTATAACGGCTTCCCTTCTTCATTATGTATTTCTGTTAATGAAGATGTAGTGCACGGGTTTCCCGGAGACTATGAATTGAAAGATGGAGATATAATATCTGTAGATGGGGGAGTTTTTTATAAAGGTTTTCATAGTGATTCCGCTTATACTTATCCAATAGGAGAAGTAGATGAAGAAGTAATAAAACTTTTAAAGCGTACTAAGGAATCTCTTTATAAAGGTATTGAAAAAGCTGTATTTGGAAATAGAATAGGTGATGTAGCCTACGCTATTCAGGAGCATGTAGAGGCTTTCGGATATGGAGTAGTTAGAGAATTGGTAGGACATGGAGTAGGAAAAGATTTACATGAAAGTCCAGAAGTACCTAACTATGGTAAAAGAGGCAAAGGGCCAAAGTTGAAAGAAGGTCTTGTGATTGCAATTGAGCCCATGGTTAATTTGGGGACTCGAAATGTAGTACAAGAATCAGATGGTTGGACCATAAGAACTGCCGATAGAAAACCTTCAGCTCATTATGAGCATACAGTGGCAATATTTAAAGAAGGAACTGAGGTCTTAACGACCCATAAGTTTATAGAAGAAAACTTTAATTTTTAA
- the infA gene encoding translation initiation factor IF-1 has product MAKQKSIEQDGTITEALSNAMFRVELENAHEVIAHISGKMRMNYIKILPGDRVKLEMSPYDLTKGRIVYRYK; this is encoded by the coding sequence ATGGCAAAGCAGAAATCTATAGAGCAAGATGGCACGATTACCGAAGCGTTGTCCAATGCTATGTTCAGAGTAGAATTGGAAAATGCTCACGAGGTAATAGCTCATATCTCTGGAAAGATGCGTATGAACTATATTAAGATTTTACCCGGTGACAGGGTTAAATTAGAAATGTCACCATATGATTTGACAAAAGGACGAATTGTTTATCGATATAAATAA
- the ykgO gene encoding type B 50S ribosomal protein L36: protein MKVKASVKKRSADCKIIRRKGKVYVINKKNPRFKQRQG, encoded by the coding sequence ATGAAAGTTAAAGCGTCAGTAAAGAAGCGTAGCGCTGATTGTAAGATAATCAGAAGAAAAGGAAAGGTTTACGTGATCAACAAAAAAAATCCTAGGTTTAAACAAAGACAAGGCTAA
- the rpsM gene encoding 30S ribosomal protein S13, which translates to MARIAGVDIPDNKRGVIALTYIFGVGKSSAQRILTEAGIDWDKKAQDWTDDESTAIRNIISENFKVEGVLKSEVQMSIKRLMDIGCYRGLRHRKSLPVRGQRTKNNSRTRKGKRKTVANKKKATK; encoded by the coding sequence ATGGCAAGAATTGCAGGAGTAGACATCCCAGATAACAAAAGAGGTGTAATCGCCCTTACCTATATATTTGGTGTAGGTAAAAGTAGTGCTCAGAGAATATTGACTGAGGCTGGAATTGATTGGGACAAAAAGGCACAAGATTGGACAGACGACGAGTCAACTGCCATCCGAAACATTATAAGTGAAAACTTTAAAGTAGAGGGTGTATTGAAATCAGAGGTTCAAATGAGCATTAAGCGATTAATGGACATTGGATGTTATAGAGGGTTAAGACATAGAAAGAGTCTACCTGTAAGAGGACAAAGGACTAAGAACAATTCCAGAACCAGGAAAGGAAAGAGAAAGACTGTAGCCAATAAGAAGAAGGCGACTAAATAA
- the rpsK gene encoding 30S ribosomal protein S11, which translates to MAQKRKDKAKKRVVAVEAIGQAHIKASFNNIIISLTNTTGQVISWASAGKMGFKGSKKNTPYAAQMAAQDCAQKAYDLGLRKVEVFVKGPGAGRESAIRTIQNSGIEITTIKDVTPLPHNGCRPPKRRRV; encoded by the coding sequence ATGGCACAAAAAAGAAAAGATAAAGCAAAAAAGCGTGTAGTTGCTGTGGAGGCGATTGGCCAAGCACACATCAAGGCTTCTTTCAATAACATAATTATCTCTTTGACTAACACTACAGGTCAGGTAATTTCATGGGCTTCAGCTGGTAAAATGGGATTCAAAGGTTCTAAAAAGAATACTCCTTATGCAGCTCAAATGGCAGCTCAAGATTGTGCACAAAAGGCATACGATCTTGGGTTAAGAAAAGTGGAAGTTTTTGTTAAAGGACCTGGAGCAGGTAGAGAATCAGCTATCAGGACTATCCAAAATTCTGGTATCGAAATCACCACTATTAAAGATGTGACTCCATTACCTCATAATGGATGTAGACCACCAAAAAGAAGAAGAGTATAA
- the rpsD gene encoding 30S ribosomal protein S4, which produces MARYRGPKTKIARRFNEPIFGPSKALQKKSYPPGQHGRGRRRKQSEYAIQLMEKQKAKYTYGVLEKQFANLFDKASRKSGITGEVLLQLLETRLDNTVFRLGIAPTRRAARQLVLHKHIVVNGEVVNIPSVAIKPGDTVGVRERSKSLEAITDSLATHGVKRFPWLEWEGSEMVGKLVTLPQRDEIPENINEQLIVELYSK; this is translated from the coding sequence ATGGCAAGATATAGAGGTCCAAAGACAAAAATAGCCAGACGCTTTAATGAGCCTATTTTCGGCCCAAGCAAGGCATTGCAAAAGAAAAGTTATCCTCCAGGTCAGCATGGACGTGGAAGAAGACGTAAGCAATCTGAATATGCCATCCAGTTGATGGAGAAGCAAAAGGCCAAATATACCTATGGTGTGTTGGAGAAGCAATTTGCTAATCTTTTCGATAAGGCTTCAAGAAAGTCAGGTATTACAGGTGAAGTTTTACTTCAATTACTGGAAACCAGGCTTGATAATACTGTGTTCCGTTTAGGAATAGCTCCTACAAGAAGAGCTGCCAGACAACTTGTGCTTCATAAGCATATTGTTGTGAATGGTGAGGTTGTAAATATACCATCTGTGGCTATTAAGCCTGGTGATACTGTAGGTGTTCGTGAGAGATCTAAATCTTTGGAGGCTATCACTGACAGTTTAGCTACACATGGAGTAAAGAGATTCCCTTGGTTAGAATGGGAGGGTAGTGAAATGGTAGGTAAATTAGTAACTTTACCACAAAGGGATGAAATACCTGAGAATATCAACGAACAATTAATCGTTGAACTTTACTCTAAGTAA
- a CDS encoding DNA-directed RNA polymerase subunit alpha — MSILAFQMPDKVVMEKADDFHGLFTFKPLEKGYGVTIGNALRRILLSSLEGHAITGIKIPGVLHEFSTIEGVVEDVSEIILNLKMVRFKKIGESFDNKITIAIKGQKEFTAGDIAKSTSAFEVLNPDLVICNLDESVDIEVELNVEKGRGYLPAEENKPSEQVFGYIPIDAIFTPIKNVKYSIENTRVEQKTDYEQLVLDIETDGSIHPEKALEGAAHILIQHFMLFSDKSIELETDKGGEIEQVDEEMLHMRKLLKTPLNDLDLSVRAYNCLKAADVKTLGDLVKLEISDMMKFRNFGKKSLAELEQLVQDKNLTFGMDLSKYKLEEE; from the coding sequence ATGTCAATTTTAGCATTTCAAATGCCTGACAAAGTCGTAATGGAAAAAGCAGATGATTTCCACGGCTTATTTACTTTTAAACCATTAGAAAAAGGGTATGGGGTTACCATAGGTAACGCTTTGAGAAGAATATTACTTTCTTCATTGGAAGGTCATGCTATCACAGGAATTAAAATACCTGGTGTATTACATGAGTTTTCTACTATTGAGGGCGTTGTAGAGGATGTTTCAGAGATTATCTTAAATCTTAAGATGGTTAGATTTAAGAAAATAGGTGAGTCTTTTGATAATAAAATAACAATAGCCATAAAGGGACAAAAGGAATTTACGGCTGGTGATATTGCCAAGAGTACATCTGCTTTTGAAGTGTTAAATCCTGATTTGGTAATTTGTAATCTTGACGAATCAGTAGATATTGAGGTAGAATTGAATGTGGAGAAAGGTAGAGGATACTTGCCTGCTGAGGAAAATAAACCATCAGAACAAGTATTTGGATACATTCCAATTGATGCCATATTTACGCCTATCAAGAACGTTAAATATAGTATCGAAAATACAAGGGTAGAACAAAAAACTGACTATGAGCAGCTTGTGCTTGACATAGAAACAGATGGTTCTATTCACCCAGAAAAGGCTTTGGAAGGAGCCGCTCACATACTTATTCAGCACTTCATGCTGTTCTCAGATAAGTCAATAGAGCTTGAGACAGATAAAGGAGGAGAAATTGAGCAAGTTGATGAGGAAATGCTTCACATGAGAAAGCTTCTCAAAACTCCATTGAATGATCTTGATCTGTCTGTAAGAGCATATAATTGCTTGAAAGCTGCAGATGTGAAAACATTAGGAGACTTAGTTAAGCTTGAAATTTCTGACATGATGAAATTCAGAAATTTCGGTAAAAAATCATTAGCTGAATTAGAACAGTTGGTTCAGGATAAGAACCTTACTTTTGGAATGGATCTATCCAAGTATAAACTTGAAGAAGAATAA